Part of the Catalinimonas alkaloidigena genome is shown below.
AAAGGTCATCAATGAGAGGGAGTTTTTGTAATGGTGTTTATTCGTCAGGGGTTGATGGGGACGGCTCGTGCCTGCTAACATGTCTTGTGCTTTACATTTTGTTACTGAGCATGGAAAATGACTCTTTTCGCAAATAAAAAGACCATTAATTCCTTGCGAAACCAGCGTTTTCTCTTTCTCTCTGGCTCACTTACCCCTAATACACTTCGGAGAGCTGTACGATACCCGTCAAACGACCCCTGAAGGTCAGTTAGGGCCATAATCAGCAGAAAGATAGCCGTATAAAACCCTAGTGCATTATGCAAGTTGTGATTGAATCTCTTTCGCTTCTCATACCATTTGAGTTTAAGCCCTTGCTTCCATGATTTTGCTTTTTGTGGAAACCAGATCACCAGCCCGCACATAATGAGAAGCGCAAATATCACGGTGCTCCACCTGACAATCGGCCGACCAATCTCGGTATCCAGCATCAGCCATCGGTGAAGCCTGAACATTTACATAAAGAATTTAAATGAAGCAGGCTTTCTGGAGAGCAAAATGAATCGCTTCGCAGAAAGCCTACTGTATTGAATAACAAATAAAAATCACATTTTAGAAAACACCGATGTAGTGGTTTCCTGCTTTGTTTGCCAGGGTAGCTCCTTTAGTAACTTCTCCTGTTTGACTGTTTAAAACATAAATATTTCCATCCTTACCTATGGGAGTCACTGCCATTAACAATTCATCTCCACTCACAAGAAAGCCCTGGTATTGATGAAGGCTAAGGTCGGCATCATCAGGTATTTCTTCTACACGCTCGGCAGTTTGGTTATTCAGGTCAACACGGGCTACATAGCTTTGGTCAGACTCACCATACCGATAAACAATGTAGCCTACACCATTCTTCACATATCTCCAGGTCTGCACATAGACATCGTCAACTCCCAGCGCCTGATCCAGACTGAAAACATAGGAGTTGTCGTACTCATTATCTGCAGTGATCTTAAGTATATGAGAACCATTGGTATCTCTTTGGGTAGCCTGATAGATACTTCCATCTTCAGCCAGGAAGTTGACATTACTACGATATCCGGAGCAGTCACCATTGGCAACCGTAGATGTAATCACCTTCGGATTCTCCAGAGAAGGGTAATCTACTACCACAGACTTAGTGCCGAGTCTTTCCCATTCACTTTCTCTCTCACCTGTAGCAGGGTCGTACTTACGCATCCAGGTACCTATAATCAATTTGTCTTCTGCCTGATTCAACACCGGAGCATCTAAGCGGAAAATAGCATGTCCTTCGCTCTCTTCTTCTTCTGAAAGAGGGATTTCATATTGCTTATAATCGGAGATAAGCACATCCTGCAAGTCTAAAGCAAGTACAGTAGCTGTTCCACGGTAGTATGCAAAGGTTTCTTCGGTCTCAGCATTGTTTGCGGTAATATCCGCTATATTAACCGCAATGCCCGTTTGATCGCCATCATATAGTTTTCCCCATCTGGGGGCAGTTCCGGCATATTGGGCAATACTGACTGTAACATCTTCTTCCACATAATTGGCACCACCCTGAACATCAAACCTGGAAAACTCACCGCCATTTTCTCCGGCATACGCTATGTTGAACAATGTTTCACCATCTTGTGAAACCTGCAAACGCGCGGTACGGTTAGATTTTACCGGTTCTCCTTCGTCATATAAATTGATCGTTGTTTCCGGGTTGATGGCATCTTCGTAACTCACAGCGTAGATCATGGTTCCTCCATTGCCATCTCCAGGATCATCACCCATAAGGGCTCCCGCTACGGTCACCCAACGTGAGTCCTCCACCGGATCTTCTGTATCTACCGGGTCTGAAAGCTCGTCTTCATCACAACTGGTCAATGTAAAAGCAATTGCTATCGCACTGAATAGCCAAAATTTAATAAACAGATTCTTCATGTTAAGCATGATAAAAATTTACAAATTTGTGAGTGTATAGTTTAGTTTCAGATAAAAAGCCCTTCCTGGTTTTTGTACAGCGAAATTGTCATACACCTGACTATCAAAAATATTCCTCACATCGGCACTTACGACAAATTTTTTGTTGGGAAATATGTAATTGAGACCGAAATCATGAATGAATTGGCGAGGGGTTCTGAAATCCTCAATCTCTAACCATGTGGTGTAAAAACGGTCAACAAAACCAAAGTTGTAAGACAGGTTTAAGTTAGCGTGCTTCGCTATCAGGTCTTTGAAGGTGTACTGTACAGCGCTGTTGATGGTAAAGAAAGGTTCATTAGGCAGCTGTTGGTTGAAGTTATCGTAGACATTACCATGGGTATCATATTGCATGTTGAATACCGAGTTAAAGCGGGACATATTCAGCATTACATTCAGACGTTTATCGTACAGGTAGTTTAGCTCCGCTTCAAAACCTAGGGACTTTGTTTTTCCTAAATTTTCAAAGGGATTGGTCTGTACTGCATCATTAATTCTGGGATTGATCCTTTGTACAATTTTATCTCTCGTATCCCGCACGAATCCTGTACCTGAAAATGACAGCTTATGGTCTTCTATCGTATAATTTCCAGCCTGAAACCCGATGTTTACATTATTGCTGATCTCAGGATTTATCCCCAGGTTCTCTACTATATTATCACCAGGGCTTCCGAATATTTCGTTTTCAGAGGGCATTCTGACGGCCTTCTCCGCGGAAGCAAGGATCACCAGATGACGCATGGCGGAATAAGACAAAGCCACGCCATATCCGCTAGTATTTCTATTGCTGCTCACCCTATCTTCTGCACGCACGGATGCTCCATTTTCCTCTAGCAATATAGGGTCCATCCGCTTTATGCTTTGCTGATATAACTTGCCAAACAGATTGGCTTTCAGCCGTGAGTCAAGAGCGTTAAACTCATAGGCCAGAGAGGAAATATTCTTCTGCAAATCACGGGTGCCTATAAACTCTCGTTCTACAGCACTGCGCTTTTCATCCTGCTGAGTCCGGTCTATATTATAAAAGGCATGGCTGAAAATGAGCTTATGATGGTCATTGATAACGTAATTGAGCCCTGACCTGAAGGTAGCAATATTTCTGTCTATATGATTGATTGTGGGTGCGCCCTGCTGCGCTCCCTGGGGTCTTAAGATCGGGTTGCCATCCAGCCCTACACTCTTTTCGCCAAACCAGTTGTAGTTCCATTTGACCGTATCATTAACCACCTGATCTCTATCACTCATGACTCCGTTAAAAGTAAGCTCCAAGCCGGGAATGAACAGATCATTTTTTCGGTAGGTAATACCAGCCACATTGGCCTGAGATTTGGTAAACCTTCCTTTGTAGGGAATAGACATATAAGTGCCATGCTGTATCTCATTATAATCATCAGAACCATTGTAGCTGATGAAGAACTGATCGGCCCACTTCACATTGGTAAAGCCAAGCGCTAGCTGACCACCAATAGATCGGTAGGCATCGTTAAACCTTTTGGCCCGCACATAATCATACCGACCGTTTGGCAATATGTTCCTCACAAATTTGCCCCACACTTCATAATCATTGTCTGAGTAATTATAAAAACCAGACGCTTTTACAGTAAAGCCTGACTGATCATTGCGGTACATCCCGCTAAAGTTGCTTTGGAACGTATTAAAAGAGCCGTAAGAAACCGATGCTGTCAGGTTGTTGGCAACTTCTTTTTTTAAAACCACATTGATAGCCCCCCCTAAAGCATCATCAGCCAGGTGCGCGGGAAGTACGCCTTTGTATACCTCAATGCGCTCTATGAGGGCTGGTGGAATACTGTTCAGGCTGAAAGATCTACCATAAGTAGATACGGGCAGGCCATCTATGAAAATCCGCACGGAGTTTCCTGACATCCCATTGAGGTTGTAGTCTACTGATGAACCTAAGCCTCCATTCTGGCGGACCCTCACTCCGGCAGTCCGGTTAAGCAAATCATTGGTCTGCACTGACTGGAGCGATGCAGCTTTCGTTTCTATCACATTAACAGCAAAGCCTTGGGTTTCAATTTCCTTCTTTTCGGTCATTCCCTCAACAATCACCTCGTTCAGCACGCTGGCATCTGCTCTTTCTAAAACCAAAGCCCCATCTACAGCGTGGCTGTCAACATTTATATTGTAAGCGTTTTTTTTAATTTCAATACTGCTGACTTCCAACTGGTGAGTTCCATAAGGAATATTGGCAATCTCATACCAGCCATTCTCACTTGAGAGGGTATGTTTTTTAATAGAAGTAATGAAAACCGTAGCAAATGTCACGGGCGATCCATCTTCAAAAGTTAGTTTTCCGGAAATCTTTCCTGTCTGCGAAAAGCATAAGCTGGTTGAAAGAAAGCTCACAGTAATAAATGTCAGGACCGATGATCTCCACATATGACACACACTGATTTAGGCAGAAAAACTGCCATTATTCATATTTAGATTAATTATAAATAGGTGTGCAATTTTAGGAATAGTATCTTATTAAAGCAAGTTATTTAGATAAACTCTAAATAAAATTATAAGCTTTTTTCATCCGATTGGAGAGGCTTCCGTTCATTAGGATATGCATTGAGTAAAGCTTAGCG
Proteins encoded:
- a CDS encoding PepSY-associated TM helix domain-containing protein, whose translation is MFRLHRWLMLDTEIGRPIVRWSTVIFALLIMCGLVIWFPQKAKSWKQGLKLKWYEKRKRFNHNLHNALGFYTAIFLLIMALTDLQGSFDGYRTALRSVLGVSEPERKRKRWFRKELMVFLFAKRVIFHAQ
- a CDS encoding TonB-dependent receptor; protein product: MWRSSVLTFITVSFLSTSLCFSQTGKISGKLTFEDGSPVTFATVFITSIKKHTLSSENGWYEIANIPYGTHQLEVSSIEIKKNAYNINVDSHAVDGALVLERADASVLNEVIVEGMTEKKEIETQGFAVNVIETKAASLQSVQTNDLLNRTAGVRVRQNGGLGSSVDYNLNGMSGNSVRIFIDGLPVSTYGRSFSLNSIPPALIERIEVYKGVLPAHLADDALGGAINVVLKKEVANNLTASVSYGSFNTFQSNFSGMYRNDQSGFTVKASGFYNYSDNDYEVWGKFVRNILPNGRYDYVRAKRFNDAYRSIGGQLALGFTNVKWADQFFISYNGSDDYNEIQHGTYMSIPYKGRFTKSQANVAGITYRKNDLFIPGLELTFNGVMSDRDQVVNDTVKWNYNWFGEKSVGLDGNPILRPQGAQQGAPTINHIDRNIATFRSGLNYVINDHHKLIFSHAFYNIDRTQQDEKRSAVEREFIGTRDLQKNISSLAYEFNALDSRLKANLFGKLYQQSIKRMDPILLEENGASVRAEDRVSSNRNTSGYGVALSYSAMRHLVILASAEKAVRMPSENEIFGSPGDNIVENLGINPEISNNVNIGFQAGNYTIEDHKLSFSGTGFVRDTRDKIVQRINPRINDAVQTNPFENLGKTKSLGFEAELNYLYDKRLNVMLNMSRFNSVFNMQYDTHGNVYDNFNQQLPNEPFFTINSAVQYTFKDLIAKHANLNLSYNFGFVDRFYTTWLEIEDFRTPRQFIHDFGLNYIFPNKKFVVSADVRNIFDSQVYDNFAVQKPGRAFYLKLNYTLTNL